From the Calditrichota bacterium genome, one window contains:
- the rplO gene encoding 50S ribosomal protein L15 codes for MNLSQLKPPAGSKKQRKRLGRGDASGHGGTSTRGHKGQHSRSGAKHRAWFEGGQMPLQRRVPKRGFTSPFKKEYQVVNLSDLERLEAVTTVDPAVLREKGLIKKKGLPVKILGSGQLTRALQVSAHAFSKSAKEKIESAGGKVTVL; via the coding sequence ATGAACCTATCGCAGCTAAAACCACCCGCAGGGTCAAAGAAACAGCGCAAACGCCTGGGCAGAGGCGATGCCTCTGGGCACGGAGGCACCTCAACGCGGGGCCACAAGGGACAGCATTCTCGGTCCGGCGCGAAGCATCGGGCCTGGTTCGAGGGTGGACAGATGCCCCTGCAACGGCGAGTGCCCAAGCGGGGTTTCACCAGCCCCTTCAAGAAAGAGTACCAGGTCGTGAACCTTTCTGACCTGGAGCGCCTGGAGGCGGTAACGACCGTCGACCCTGCCGTGCTTCGCGAGAAGGGGCTTATCAAGAAGAAAGGGCTCCCCGTCAAGATACTTGGCTCCGGGCAGCTGACTCGCGCTTTGCAGGTATCCGCTCACGCGTTCAGCAAGTCCGCCAAGGAAAAGATTGAGAGCGCAGGCGGGAAGGTGACGGTGCTATGA
- the rpsE gene encoding 30S ribosomal protein S5 — protein MERINPSELELKEQVVHVNRVAKVVKGGRRFSFNAIVVVGDGKGHVGVGLGKANEVTDAISKGSEAAKKNIMRVPLVGNTIPHLVIGKYGAGKVLLRPASPGTGVIAGGAVRAIMEAAGVRDVLTKSLGSANPHNVVKATVVALSKLVDARAMAKKRDMSLRELFGLEETPAKAEND, from the coding sequence TGAAAGAGCAGGTAGTGCACGTCAACCGTGTGGCCAAGGTGGTCAAGGGCGGACGGCGCTTTAGCTTCAACGCTATCGTTGTTGTGGGCGATGGCAAAGGACACGTAGGCGTGGGACTGGGCAAGGCCAACGAGGTGACCGACGCCATTTCCAAAGGGTCGGAAGCGGCCAAGAAGAACATCATGCGCGTGCCGCTGGTGGGGAACACCATCCCGCACCTCGTCATTGGCAAGTATGGCGCCGGCAAGGTGCTGCTTCGCCCGGCCTCGCCTGGAACTGGCGTCATCGCAGGCGGCGCGGTGCGTGCCATCATGGAGGCGGCCGGCGTGCGGGACGTGCTGACCAAGTCCCTGGGCTCCGCTAACCCTCATAATGTGGTCAAGGCGACCGTGGTTGCCCTCAGCAAGTTGGTGGATGCCCGGGCGATGGCCAAGAAGCGGGACATGAGCCTCCGCGAGTTGTTTGGGCTGGAGGAAACCCCGGCTAAGGCAGAAAACGACTGA
- the rpmD gene encoding 50S ribosomal protein L30 — MAKKTRKLRVTLVRSTIGRHWRQKLTVRALGLRKLHQSVEHLDTPQIRGMIAKVGHLVNVEEL, encoded by the coding sequence ATGGCAAAGAAGACGCGGAAACTTCGGGTGACCTTGGTGCGGAGTACCATAGGCCGCCATTGGCGGCAGAAATTGACAGTGCGGGCGCTCGGTCTGCGTAAGCTCCACCAGAGCGTGGAACACCTGGACACGCCGCAGATCCGGGGGATGATCGCCAAGGTTGGTCACCTGGTGAACGTGGAGGAGCTGTAG